The genomic window GGCGGGTGGCTGCGGCCCGCGGTCTTCGGGGCCATGGACGGCCTGGTCTCCAACCTCGCGCTGATGACCGGGGTGGCCGGCGGCGACGTGAGCTCCCGCACCCTGGTGGTCACCGGCCTCGCGGGACTGGCCGCCGGCGCCTTCTCCATGGCGGCCGGCGAGTACACCTCGGTGGCCTCGCAGCGCGAGCTGGTGCAGGCCGAGCTGGACATCGAGCGGATCGAGCTGGACCGGCACCCCGAGGACGAGCTGCGCGAGCTGGCCGCGCTCTACGTGGCGCGCGGGGTGGAGCCCCGGCTGGCGCACGAGGTGGCCAGGCAGCTGTCCGCCGACCCGGAGCAGGCGCTGGAGATCCACGCCCGCGAGGAGCTGGGCGTCGACCCGACCGACCTGCCCTCGCCGCTGCTCGCGGCGGGCTCGTCCTTCGTGTCCTTCGCGCTGGGCGCCCTGCTGCCGGTGCTGCCGTACCTGCTGGGCGCCGACGTGCTGTGGCCGGCGGTACTGCTGGCGCTGGCCGGACTGTTCGGCTGCGGGGCCGCGGTGGCGCGGGTGACCGCGCGGTCCTGGTGGTTCGGCGGACTGCGGCAGCTGGCCTTGGGCGCGGCGGCCGGCGGAGTTACTTTTGTACTGGGCGCGCTCATCGGCACCGCCACAGGCTGAGCCGGCACCCCACAGCAAGCAGACAGTCACCAAGCCTCGTGTTTCCCTGCCGTTTCAGCCGCCACCGCACGGGGCATCACTCGGTAACGCACCGGCGGAGCCGCCAGGGCACGCGCCGGAATCGTCGGTCAACACCCGGTCAGACGCTGGCCTGAATTGGCTGCTCCACCCCCCTGGTTCGTCCACATGCTGGAATTGAGTATCCGCTTCTCGAACACTCGGCCATCATGTAACCTGCACGAAATCGCAGAGGGCCAACGTCGTCCCTGTTGCTCATGCCTGGAAACAGGCAATGCATACAAGCCAAAGACGACGACGGGAGAGCCATGCGTTCGCGTTCCGCGTTCATGGACGGGCGCCCCGCCCCGCAGGGGATGTACGACCCCCGCAACGAGCACGACGCCTGCGGTGTCGGCTTCGTGGCCACCCTCACCGGCGAGGCGAGCCATGCCCTGGTGGAGCAGGCCCTCACCGTCCTGCGCAACCTGGAGCACCGCGGGGCCACCGGCGCCGAACCCGACTCGGGCGACGGCGCGGGCATGCTGCTCCAGGTCCCTGACGCGTTCCTGCGTGACACCGTCGGCTTCGAGCTGCCCGCCGCCGGGCACTACGCCGTCGGACTGGCCTTCCTGCCCGTCGAGACCGAGGACCGCACCAAGGCCGTCGACGCCATCGAGCGGATCGCCGCCGAGGAGGGCCTGACCGTCCTGGGCTGGCGCGAGGTCCCGATCGCCCCCGAGCTGCTGGGCTCCACCGCCCGCTCGACCATGCCGTACTTCTCCCAGCTCTTCGTGGCCGGCGGCGCCCCCCTGGCCGCGGGGGCCGGGGACGACGCGAGGGCGCTGTCCGGCATCGACCTGGACCGGCCCGCCTTCGTGCTGCGCAAGCGCGCCGAACGCGAGGCCGACGTCTACTTCCCGTCGCTGTCCGCCCGCACCCTGGTCTACAAGGGCATGCTCACCACCGGGCAGCTGGAGCCGTTCTTCCCCGACCTGTCGGACCGCCGCTTCGCCACCGCCATCGCGCTGGTGCACTCGCGTTTCTCCACGAACACCTTCCCGAGCTGGCCGCTCGCACACCCCTATCGTTTCGTCGCGCACAACGGCGAGATCAACACCGTCAAGGGCAACCGCAACTGGATGCGGGCCCGGGAGTCGCAGCTGGCCAGCGACCTGTTCTCCGGTGACATCGAGCGGATCTTCCCGGTCTGCAGCCCCGAGGCGTCCGACACCGCGTCCTTCGACGAGGTGCTGGAACTGCTGCACCTGGGCGGCCGCTCGCTGCCGCACAGCGTGCTGATGATGATCCCCGAGGCGTGGGAGAACCACGAGTCCATGGACCCCGCCAGGCGGGCGTTCTACCAGTACCACTCCACGCTGATGGAGCCCTGGGACGGCCCGGCCTGCGTCACCTTCTCCGACGGCTCCCTCGTCGGCGCGGTCCTCGACCGCAACGGTCTGCGCCCGGGCCGCTACTGGGTCACCGACGACGGCCTGGTGGTGCTGGCCTCCGAGTCCGGCGTGCTGGACATCGCCCCGCAGAAGGTCGTCCGCAAGGGCCGGCTGCAGCCCGGCCGGATGTTCCTGGTCGACACCGTCTCGCACCGGATCGTCGAGGACGACGAGATCAAGGCCGGGATCGCGGCCGAGAACCCCTACGCCGACTGGCTCGAAGCCGGTCTGATCGACCTCGCCGACCTGCCCGAGCGCGAGCACATCGTGCACACCCACGCCTCGGTCACCCGGCGCCAGCAGACCTTCGGCTACACCGAGGAGGAGCTGCGGGTCCTCCTCGCCCCGATGGCCAGGACCGGCGGCGAACCGCTCGGCTCGATGGGCACCGACTCGCCGATCGCCGCGCTGTCCGACCGCCCCCGGCTGCTGTTCGACTACTTCACCCAGCTGTTCGCGCAGGTCACCAACCCGCCGCTGGACGCGATCCGCGAAGAGCTCGTCACCTCGCTGATCTCCACCATCGGCCCGTCGGGCAACCTGCTGGAGCCCAACCCGGCCTCCTGTCGCAACATCACCCTGCCCTTCCCGGTGATCGACAACGACGAGCTGGCCAAGCTGATCCACGTCAACGCCGACGGCGACATGCCCGGCATGAAGGCCGCCACCCTCTCCGGCCTGTACCGGGTCACCGGCGGCGGCGAGGCGCTCGCCGCCCGGCTGGCCGAGATCTGCGCCGAGGCCGACGCCGCCATAGAGGACGGCGCCCGGCTGATCGTGCTGTCCGACCGGCACTCCGACGCCGAGCACGCCCCGATCCCCTCGCTGCTGCTCACCTCAGCGGTGCACCACCACCTGATCCGTACCAAGCAGCGCACCCAGGTCGGCGTGCTGGTCGAGGCCGGCGACGTCCGCGAGGTGCACCATGTGGCGCTGCTGATCGGCTACGGAGCCGCGGCCGTCAACCCCTACCTGGCCATGGAGTCCGTCGAGGACCTGGCCGTGGCCGGCACCTTCCTCGGCGGAATAGAGGCCGAGGCGGCGCTGCGCAACCTGATCAAGGCGCTCGGCAAGGGCGTGCTCAAGGTCATGTCCAAGATGGGCATCTCCACCGTGGCCTCCTACCGCGGCGCCCAGGTCTTCGAGGCCATCGGCCTCGAAGCCGAGTTCGTGGACACCTACTTCCACCTCACCGACACCAAGATCGGCGGGGTCGGCATCGACGTCATCGCCGCCGAGGTCGCCGCCCGGCATGCCAAGGCCTACCCGGTCTCCGGCATCCAGGCCGCGCACCGCCGGCTGGAGATCGGCGGCGAGTACCAGTGGCGGCGCGAGGGCGAGCCGCACCTGTTCGACCCGGACACCGTCTTCCGGCTCCAGCACGCCACCCGCACCCGCCGCTACG from Streptomyces sp. NBC_01198 includes these protein-coding regions:
- the gltB gene encoding glutamate synthase large subunit, whose product is MRSRSAFMDGRPAPQGMYDPRNEHDACGVGFVATLTGEASHALVEQALTVLRNLEHRGATGAEPDSGDGAGMLLQVPDAFLRDTVGFELPAAGHYAVGLAFLPVETEDRTKAVDAIERIAAEEGLTVLGWREVPIAPELLGSTARSTMPYFSQLFVAGGAPLAAGAGDDARALSGIDLDRPAFVLRKRAEREADVYFPSLSARTLVYKGMLTTGQLEPFFPDLSDRRFATAIALVHSRFSTNTFPSWPLAHPYRFVAHNGEINTVKGNRNWMRARESQLASDLFSGDIERIFPVCSPEASDTASFDEVLELLHLGGRSLPHSVLMMIPEAWENHESMDPARRAFYQYHSTLMEPWDGPACVTFSDGSLVGAVLDRNGLRPGRYWVTDDGLVVLASESGVLDIAPQKVVRKGRLQPGRMFLVDTVSHRIVEDDEIKAGIAAENPYADWLEAGLIDLADLPEREHIVHTHASVTRRQQTFGYTEEELRVLLAPMARTGGEPLGSMGTDSPIAALSDRPRLLFDYFTQLFAQVTNPPLDAIREELVTSLISTIGPSGNLLEPNPASCRNITLPFPVIDNDELAKLIHVNADGDMPGMKAATLSGLYRVTGGGEALAARLAEICAEADAAIEDGARLIVLSDRHSDAEHAPIPSLLLTSAVHHHLIRTKQRTQVGVLVEAGDVREVHHVALLIGYGAAAVNPYLAMESVEDLAVAGTFLGGIEAEAALRNLIKALGKGVLKVMSKMGISTVASYRGAQVFEAIGLEAEFVDTYFHLTDTKIGGVGIDVIAAEVAARHAKAYPVSGIQAAHRRLEIGGEYQWRREGEPHLFDPDTVFRLQHATRTRRYDIFKQYTERVNEQSERLMTLRGLFGLKSEREPIAIDEVEPVSEIVKRFSTGAMSYGSISREAHETLAIAMNQLGGKSNTGEGGEDAERLYDPARRSAVKQVASGRFGVTSEYLVNADDIQIKMAQGAKPGEGGQLPGHKVYPWIAGTRYSTAGVGLISPPPHHDIYSIEDLAQLIHDLKNANPKARVHVKLVSEVGVGTVAAGVSKAHADVVLISGHDGGTGASPLTSLKHAGGPWELGLAETQQTLLLNGLRDRIVVQTDGQLKTGRDVVIAALLGAEEFGFATAPLVVSGCVMMRVCHLDTCPVGVATQNPVLRDRFTGKPEFVVNFFEFIAEEVREILAELGFRSIEEAVGHAGVIDAARAVDHWKAQGLDLAPLLHVPDLPEGAALHRTTEQDHGLAKALDNELIRLAADALDSGAPVRAQVPIRNVNRTVGTMLGHAVTKKYGGAGLPEGTIDITFTGSAGQSFGAFLPAGITLRLEGDANDYVGKGLSGGRVVVRPDRGADHLAEYSTIAGNTIAYGATGGELFLRGRTGERFCVRNSGATVVAEGVGDHGCEYMTGGRAVVLGATGRNFAAGMSGGIAYVLDLDPAAVNPGMVGVEALDADDITWLHDVVRRHAEETGSTVAERLLADWGAALTRFGKVMPRDYKAVLAAKNAAEQAGLSESETTAKMMEAANG
- a CDS encoding VIT1/CCC1 transporter family protein, with translation MTSAAVEKAAATPYHVPHHVHRDVTGGWLRPAVFGAMDGLVSNLALMTGVAGGDVSSRTLVVTGLAGLAAGAFSMAAGEYTSVASQRELVQAELDIERIELDRHPEDELRELAALYVARGVEPRLAHEVARQLSADPEQALEIHAREELGVDPTDLPSPLLAAGSSFVSFALGALLPVLPYLLGADVLWPAVLLALAGLFGCGAAVARVTARSWWFGGLRQLALGAAAGGVTFVLGALIGTATG